A single Tenacibaculum sp. 190524A02b DNA region contains:
- a CDS encoding cupin-like domain-containing protein, translated as MNQVDIKKIKSFEHITIEEEINREKFYKEYVNKDKPVVIRGLTKDWHALDWNTEYFKSKEEGKEVSIKVGKISEGKREKMQLSTYVELLDEFEQNLKMGLDAEIPGYLHDIPLFYMFPEYLPDILPFPKELLPKWYRNKWQNYIQFFMGSTGSLTPLHFDTLLTNNLFFQVVGRKKFILIEAAQKKDCYIKGWRWAKFDPQNPDYEKFPKAKNLKIKEALLEPGDILYMPAGMLHQVHGLSKSISFNIDWHTKRSARKGVATLWKGAPRQNVFYNALIYAGLALGVPEKIIFPLYKSYLNYIS; from the coding sequence ATGAATCAAGTAGATATAAAAAAAATAAAATCTTTTGAACATATAACTATTGAAGAAGAAATTAATAGGGAAAAGTTTTACAAAGAATATGTAAATAAAGATAAGCCAGTAGTCATAAGAGGTCTAACAAAAGATTGGCATGCGTTAGATTGGAATACAGAATATTTTAAATCTAAAGAAGAGGGCAAAGAAGTATCTATAAAAGTAGGAAAGATAAGTGAAGGTAAAAGAGAAAAAATGCAGTTAAGTACCTATGTAGAATTATTGGATGAATTTGAACAAAATTTGAAAATGGGTTTAGATGCAGAGATTCCAGGTTATTTGCATGATATTCCTCTCTTTTATATGTTTCCGGAATATTTACCTGATATATTACCTTTTCCTAAGGAGTTACTACCTAAATGGTATCGAAATAAATGGCAAAACTATATTCAGTTTTTTATGGGGTCAACAGGAAGTTTAACTCCTTTACATTTTGATACATTGTTAACAAATAACTTGTTTTTTCAGGTTGTTGGAAGGAAGAAATTTATTTTGATTGAAGCTGCTCAGAAAAAAGATTGTTATATCAAAGGTTGGAGATGGGCTAAATTTGATCCTCAAAATCCAGATTATGAAAAATTTCCAAAGGCAAAGAATCTAAAAATCAAAGAAGCTTTACTTGAACCAGGTGATATATTATATATGCCAGCAGGGATGCTGCATCAAGTTCATGGATTAAGCAAATCAATATCATTTAATATAGATTGGCATACTAAGAGAAGTGCTAGAAAAGGAGTGGCTACTCTATGGAAAGGAGCTCCGCGTCAAAATGTTTTTTATAATGCATTAATATATGCTGGTTTAGCTTTAGGAGTTCCTGAAAAAATAATTTTCCCACTTTATAAATCATATCTAAATTATATTAGCTAA
- a CDS encoding aspartate aminotransferase family protein translates to MELLKKYHLAEGAKIVTSSLPGEKSKQLLELQKDIEGSIVSYPRSMPIAIKKAKGSIVEDVDGNQFIDFFGGCGVLNVGHCNDFVLEYVKEQQEELIHALDFPTENKMLLIQKIVKNLPKDIREEYKVCFGGPTGSDAVEAAIKLAKIKTGRDGIISFKGGYHGMTSGALAVTSDVGFRNHISSLMPNVHFAPYNYPYRSELDVESTNEIDGLAQFEEMLSNSHSGILKPAAIIVEPIQGEGGNIVPQEGYLEGLVDIAHRHGVLVIFDEIQCGFYRTGKFLEFMNTKAVPDIITFSKGFGGVGFPISGLIYRKDIEAWGPAAHIGTFRGNQVSISAARGALDFIETYNIEEHTKEIGSYLQGKLEAMKIDNPFMGEVRGRGMMIGVEFVQSKESKEPFPEFVKEFRKECFQRGLLFEVGGHHDNVLRLVPPLITTHTIVDAAIEIMKEAIAVCMNKYSKYTLV, encoded by the coding sequence ATGGAATTATTAAAAAAATACCACTTGGCTGAAGGTGCGAAAATAGTGACTTCTTCATTGCCAGGTGAAAAATCAAAACAGTTATTAGAACTTCAAAAAGATATAGAAGGAAGTATTGTATCCTATCCAAGAAGTATGCCTATCGCAATAAAAAAGGCTAAAGGAAGTATTGTGGAAGATGTTGATGGAAATCAGTTTATTGATTTTTTTGGAGGATGTGGTGTATTAAATGTTGGTCACTGTAATGATTTTGTATTAGAGTACGTAAAAGAACAACAAGAAGAGTTGATTCATGCTTTAGATTTTCCAACGGAAAATAAAATGTTGTTAATTCAAAAAATTGTTAAAAACTTACCAAAAGATATAAGGGAAGAGTATAAGGTTTGTTTTGGTGGACCAACAGGGTCTGATGCTGTAGAAGCAGCAATTAAATTAGCCAAAATTAAAACAGGAAGAGACGGGATAATTTCTTTTAAAGGAGGGTATCACGGGATGACTTCTGGAGCATTAGCGGTAACTTCTGATGTAGGGTTTAGAAATCATATTTCATCATTAATGCCAAATGTACATTTTGCTCCGTATAACTATCCTTATAGGAGTGAATTAGATGTAGAATCAACAAATGAAATAGATGGTTTAGCTCAGTTTGAAGAAATGTTGAGTAATAGCCATTCGGGTATATTAAAGCCAGCTGCCATTATTGTGGAGCCAATTCAAGGAGAAGGAGGGAATATCGTGCCTCAAGAGGGGTATTTGGAAGGTTTAGTAGATATTGCTCATAGACATGGTGTATTGGTTATTTTTGATGAGATTCAATGCGGATTTTATAGAACAGGAAAGTTTTTAGAGTTTATGAATACAAAAGCTGTTCCAGATATTATAACTTTTTCAAAAGGATTTGGAGGGGTTGGATTTCCTATTTCAGGATTAATTTATAGAAAAGATATCGAGGCTTGGGGACCAGCTGCACATATTGGAACATTTAGAGGGAATCAAGTAAGTATTTCTGCAGCAAGAGGAGCTTTAGATTTTATTGAAACATATAATATTGAAGAGCATACAAAGGAAATAGGAAGTTATTTACAAGGAAAGCTAGAAGCTATGAAAATAGACAACCCATTTATGGGAGAAGTTAGAGGAAGAGGTATGATGATTGGTGTTGAATTTGTTCAAAGTAAAGAATCTAAAGAACCATTTCCTGAGTTTGTAAAAGAATTTAGAAAAGAATGTTTTCAAAGAGGTTTATTATTTGAAGTTGGTGGTCATCATGATAATGTTTTACGTTTAGTTCCTCCATTAATTACTACACATACTATTGTTGATGCTGCAATAGAAATAATGAAAGAGGCTATAGCTGTATGTATGAATAAATACTCAAAATATACTCTTGTATAA
- the odhB gene encoding 2-oxoglutarate dehydrogenase complex dihydrolipoyllysine-residue succinyltransferase, with the protein MVLEMKVPSPGESITEVEIATWLVEDGDYVEKDQPIAEVDSDKATLELPAEESGIITLKAEEGDAVEVGAVVCHIDMSAAKPEGGVEKKEAPKAEEKKEAPKAEPAKETYATGAASPAAKKILAEKGINAGDVKGTGKDGRVTKEDAVKAVPSMGTPGMGSRGTERKKLSMLRRKVAQRLVSVKNETAMLTTFNEVNMQPIFDLRKEYKEDFKAKHGVGLGFMSFFTLAVVRALKMYPDVNSMIDGDYKVSHDFQDISIAVSGPKGLMVPVIRNAENLTFRGVESEVKRLALRARDGQITVDEMTGGTFTITNGGVFGSMLSTPIINPPQSGILGMHNIVNRPMAVNGEVVIQPIMYVALSYDHRIIDGKESVGFLVAVKEALENPLELLMDNNPKKALEM; encoded by the coding sequence ATGGTTTTAGAAATGAAAGTTCCTTCTCCGGGGGAATCAATTACCGAAGTAGAAATAGCAACTTGGTTAGTTGAAGACGGTGATTATGTAGAAAAAGATCAACCAATTGCTGAGGTAGATTCTGATAAAGCAACATTGGAGTTACCTGCGGAAGAAAGTGGAATTATCACTTTAAAAGCTGAAGAAGGTGATGCTGTTGAGGTTGGTGCTGTAGTGTGTCATATTGATATGAGTGCAGCTAAGCCTGAAGGAGGAGTAGAGAAGAAAGAAGCTCCTAAAGCTGAAGAAAAGAAAGAAGCTCCTAAAGCTGAACCAGCTAAAGAAACTTATGCAACAGGTGCAGCTTCTCCAGCAGCTAAAAAAATATTAGCTGAAAAAGGAATAAATGCTGGTGATGTTAAAGGAACAGGTAAAGATGGTCGTGTAACTAAAGAAGATGCTGTAAAAGCAGTTCCTTCTATGGGAACTCCAGGAATGGGGTCAAGAGGAACAGAACGTAAAAAACTTTCTATGTTACGTAGAAAAGTGGCACAACGTTTAGTTTCTGTAAAAAATGAAACAGCAATGTTAACTACTTTTAATGAGGTTAACATGCAGCCTATATTTGATTTACGTAAGGAATATAAAGAAGACTTTAAAGCAAAACACGGTGTTGGTTTAGGTTTTATGTCTTTCTTTACTTTAGCAGTAGTTAGAGCCTTGAAAATGTATCCTGATGTAAATTCTATGATTGACGGAGATTATAAAGTAAGTCATGATTTCCAAGATATTTCTATTGCAGTATCTGGTCCTAAGGGGTTAATGGTTCCAGTAATTAGAAATGCTGAGAACTTAACATTTAGAGGTGTTGAAAGTGAAGTAAAGCGTTTAGCTTTACGTGCTCGTGATGGGCAAATTACTGTTGATGAAATGACTGGTGGTACATTTACTATTACTAATGGAGGTGTATTTGGGTCTATGTTATCTACACCTATTATTAATCCTCCTCAGAGCGGTATTTTGGGAATGCATAACATTGTTAATCGTCCAATGGCTGTAAATGGAGAGGTAGTAATTCAACCTATTATGTACGTAGCATTATCTTATGACCATAGAATTATTGATGGAAAAGAGTCAGTAGGTTTCTTAGTAGCGGTTAAAGAAGCATTAGAAAATCCGTTAGAGTTATTAATGGATAATAATCCTAAGAAAGCGTTAGAAATGTAA
- a CDS encoding 2-oxoglutarate dehydrogenase E1 component: MDKFSFLNAVHTEFIGDLYEQYQRNPDAVEPSWRSFFQGYDLANENYTLSEEDDSIEIPEEVRKEFLVIDLINGYRTRGHLFTKTNPVRERRKYTPTLDIENFGLTKNDLNTVFNAGEILGIGPKKLSQIIEHLKAIYCDSIGVEYMYLRNPEELKWWQNRLNQNDNHPKYSVDTKKYILSKLNQAVGFESFLQTKYVGQKRFSVEGGETLIPGISMALRDAAEKYGVKECVLGMAHRGRLNTLVNIFKKPVRDLFSEFEGKDFEDQDIDGDVKYHLGLTLSKTYQEGQEIKMNLVPNPSHLETVDAVVEGIVRAKIDNDYNGDDAKILPILVHGDAAVAGQGIVYEVIQMAQLNGYKTGGTIHVVVNNQVGFTTNYLDARSSTYCTDVAKVTLSPVLHVNADDAEAVCHAMQLAVEFRMKFKRDVFIDLLGYRKYGHNEGDEPKFTQPNLYKAIAKHPNPKVIYSEQLIANGTLDEAYVKQITDDYKEMLEEEFQESKKQEVSKVNEFMPEVWKGFIRKQLEAMFQPIDTTYDLEKLKAIAKTISTVPEGVKFFRKAEKILKDRAKRAFETNELDWGTAENLAYGTLLEEGYDIRISGEDVERGTFSHRHAILRDELSEERINLLNTNPNNKGEMTIYNSHLSEYGVLGFDYGYAMAAPNTLTIWEAQFGDFANGAQIMFDQYISSAEDKWKLQNGLVMLLPHGYEGQGPEHSSARIERFLQSSAIDNWTIANCSTPANIYHILRRQMKRDFRKPLIVFTPKSLLRLPKAVSSMEELANGTFQEVIDDTIEVSKVKKMVFCMGKFYYDLLAEREALEREDVALVRIEQLFPLNNAKIKEIMNKYPNVERYVWAQEEPKNMGAWGYMLERFENARLECASRGYHSAPAAGSSARYTRRHKAVLAQVFD; this comes from the coding sequence ATGGACAAGTTTTCGTTCTTAAACGCAGTACATACAGAATTTATTGGTGATTTATATGAACAATACCAAAGAAATCCTGATGCGGTAGAACCAAGTTGGAGAAGTTTTTTTCAAGGCTATGATTTAGCTAATGAAAATTATACATTAAGCGAAGAAGATGACTCAATAGAAATTCCAGAGGAAGTTCGTAAAGAGTTTTTAGTAATCGACTTAATTAACGGATATCGTACAAGAGGGCACCTTTTTACAAAAACAAACCCTGTAAGAGAAAGAAGAAAGTATACTCCAACGTTAGATATAGAAAACTTTGGATTAACTAAAAATGATTTAAATACTGTTTTCAATGCAGGAGAAATTTTAGGGATTGGCCCTAAAAAATTATCCCAAATTATTGAACACCTAAAAGCTATTTATTGTGATAGTATTGGGGTAGAGTATATGTATCTAAGAAACCCAGAAGAATTAAAATGGTGGCAAAATCGTTTAAATCAAAATGATAACCACCCTAAGTATTCTGTTGATACTAAAAAATACATACTTTCCAAGTTAAACCAAGCAGTTGGTTTTGAAAGTTTTCTACAAACAAAATATGTTGGTCAAAAACGTTTCTCAGTTGAAGGAGGAGAAACACTAATTCCTGGAATTAGTATGGCGCTTCGTGATGCTGCTGAAAAATATGGTGTTAAAGAATGTGTTCTAGGTATGGCGCATAGAGGGCGTTTAAATACATTGGTAAACATCTTTAAAAAACCAGTTAGAGATTTATTTAGTGAGTTTGAAGGGAAAGACTTTGAAGATCAGGATATTGATGGAGATGTTAAATATCATTTAGGTCTAACATTAAGCAAAACCTATCAAGAAGGTCAGGAAATAAAAATGAATTTAGTTCCTAACCCTTCACACTTAGAAACGGTAGACGCAGTTGTTGAAGGTATTGTAAGAGCTAAAATAGATAATGATTATAATGGTGATGATGCTAAAATTTTACCAATTTTAGTACACGGGGATGCGGCTGTAGCTGGACAAGGAATCGTGTATGAAGTAATTCAAATGGCTCAGCTAAACGGATATAAAACGGGAGGAACAATACATGTAGTAGTAAATAACCAAGTTGGTTTTACTACAAACTACCTAGATGCGCGATCAAGTACGTATTGTACAGATGTAGCTAAGGTTACTTTATCTCCAGTTTTACATGTTAATGCAGATGATGCTGAAGCGGTTTGTCATGCGATGCAATTGGCAGTTGAATTTAGAATGAAATTCAAACGTGATGTATTTATTGACTTATTAGGGTATAGAAAATATGGACATAATGAAGGAGATGAACCGAAGTTTACGCAACCTAATTTATACAAAGCTATAGCGAAACATCCAAACCCTAAAGTAATATATTCAGAGCAGTTAATAGCTAATGGGACCTTAGATGAAGCCTATGTAAAGCAAATAACTGACGACTATAAAGAAATGTTAGAGGAAGAATTTCAAGAGTCTAAGAAACAAGAAGTTTCTAAGGTAAATGAATTCATGCCTGAAGTATGGAAAGGGTTTATACGTAAGCAATTAGAGGCTATGTTTCAGCCTATAGATACTACGTATGATCTAGAGAAATTAAAAGCAATAGCAAAAACGATTTCTACAGTTCCAGAAGGGGTAAAGTTTTTTAGAAAAGCAGAGAAAATTTTAAAAGATAGAGCTAAAAGAGCTTTTGAAACTAATGAATTAGATTGGGGAACTGCTGAGAATTTAGCGTATGGAACTTTATTAGAGGAAGGTTATGATATTCGCATTTCTGGAGAGGATGTAGAAAGAGGAACTTTCTCACATCGTCATGCTATATTAAGAGATGAACTTTCAGAAGAAAGAATCAACTTATTAAATACGAACCCTAATAATAAAGGAGAAATGACAATCTATAACTCTCACTTGTCTGAGTATGGAGTTTTAGGTTTTGATTATGGCTATGCAATGGCTGCGCCAAATACATTAACTATTTGGGAAGCACAGTTTGGAGATTTTGCGAATGGAGCTCAAATCATGTTTGATCAATATATATCTTCTGCTGAAGATAAGTGGAAGTTGCAAAATGGATTGGTAATGTTATTACCTCATGGATATGAAGGGCAAGGACCTGAGCACTCTTCTGCAAGGATTGAACGTTTTTTACAGTCATCAGCAATTGATAACTGGACAATAGCAAATTGTTCTACACCTGCTAACATTTACCATATCTTACGTCGTCAAATGAAACGTGATTTTAGAAAGCCTTTAATTGTATTTACTCCTAAAAGTTTATTACGTTTACCTAAGGCAGTAAGTTCAATGGAAGAGTTAGCTAATGGAACTTTCCAAGAAGTAATTGACGACACTATAGAGGTTTCTAAAGTTAAAAAGATGGTGTTCTGTATGGGGAAATTCTATTATGATTTATTAGCTGAAAGAGAAGCTTTAGAAAGAGAAGATGTAGCATTAGTAAGAATAGAACAATTGTTCCCGTTAAACAATGCTAAAATCAAAGAAATTATGAACAAATATCCAAATGTAGAACGTTATGTTTGGGCACAAGAAGAGCCTAAAAATATGGGAGCTTGGGGGTATATGTTAGAAAGATTTGAAAATGCTAGGTTAGAATGTGCTTCAAGAGGTTATCATTCTGCTCCAGCAGCTGGATCAAGTGCTCGTTATACAAGACGTCATAAGGCGGTTTTAGCACAAGTGTTTGATTAA
- a CDS encoding GLPGLI family protein — protein sequence MKNRALLTFLLIIIGGICLHGQEKYNIKVSYKMMLNLVNYEEINSTLLCNNKQAFFKYKKEYKNDLEEESTDERGNLTYQINIKDDTEYFIVSNLYGNSEELKKGLGKKSYYIVEEVLPAIKWEITRETKKIGEYICFKALARFRGRNYTAWFTPQVPVLFGPYKFHGLKGLILEIADDTKEVMFRAEKIEYVQLPIQKKDKKIKRVSKEFYKKKIHSFFDDLQRKLTSRGDRNIKIEVKTEIKTIEIEEN from the coding sequence ATGAAAAATAGAGCATTATTAACTTTTTTGTTGATTATAATAGGTGGTATTTGTTTACATGGGCAAGAAAAATACAATATTAAAGTGTCATATAAGATGATGCTTAATTTGGTAAATTATGAAGAAATTAATAGTACTTTATTATGCAATAATAAACAAGCTTTTTTCAAGTATAAAAAAGAATATAAGAATGACCTGGAAGAAGAGTCTACAGATGAAAGAGGTAACTTGACGTATCAGATTAATATAAAGGATGATACTGAGTATTTTATTGTTTCTAACTTATATGGAAATAGTGAAGAACTTAAAAAAGGTTTAGGAAAAAAATCGTATTACATAGTTGAAGAGGTATTACCTGCTATAAAATGGGAAATTACTAGAGAAACAAAAAAAATAGGCGAATATATATGCTTTAAAGCATTGGCTAGATTTAGAGGAAGGAATTATACTGCTTGGTTTACACCTCAAGTTCCCGTGTTATTTGGACCGTATAAGTTTCATGGCTTAAAAGGTTTAATTCTTGAAATAGCTGATGATACAAAAGAGGTAATGTTTAGAGCTGAAAAAATAGAGTATGTTCAATTGCCTATTCAAAAGAAAGATAAAAAAATAAAAAGAGTATCAAAGGAATTTTATAAAAAGAAGATACACAGTTTTTTTGATGACCTTCAAAGAAAGTTAACTAGTAGAGGTGACCGCAATATAAAGATAGAAGTAAAAACAGAAATAAAAACTATTGAAATTGAAGAGAATTAG
- a CDS encoding MBL fold metallo-hydrolase: MNKKKVYLKPNVVIEPLFDKWYAWSHLISPATSAMNVKGRHIKIMNSYIQAPAAHAAAVANPKMLGGPFIDYEGKRVEEIKKLKEQTLEKQKDLLAFNEAINQLDLLLKTKAKGYSLAPLYDEIPEILKGYVELVYDLNGNPSYRFFESLLYNSKYYKPESQSVLLWLTNNDERPFVLSTPRLMEEDKIHLDIPFNHSGLDVLSKMKRNPGSFEEIANMLGVPENQKDLFGTFFTTEEPQEYKKYSGDKVRMRYFGHASILVETKDLSIMIDPVISYYGYDHEVERFSDMDLPETIDYVLITHNHQDHILFETLIPLRHKIKNIVVPRSSNGALQDPSLRLMLNAVGFNNVIEIDEMDTVDFHDCKITGVPFIGEHADLNIQSKACYHVGVGDFTMLFVADSCNIAKQLYQNIQNVLGDVDVVFLGMECDGAPLSWLYGPLLTTPIERDKDFSRRLAGSDYERGKALIEAFNAKEVYVYAMGQEPWLEFISSIKYTDESHPIVQSNKLVEYCLDKGVVAERLYGEKEILYSKYSEKLEKLVLE, translated from the coding sequence ATGAATAAAAAAAAAGTTTATTTAAAACCTAATGTTGTTATAGAGCCTTTATTTGATAAGTGGTATGCTTGGAGTCACTTAATATCTCCAGCTACTAGTGCAATGAATGTAAAAGGAAGACATATAAAGATTATGAATTCGTATATTCAAGCACCAGCTGCTCATGCAGCAGCAGTTGCAAACCCAAAAATGTTAGGAGGGCCTTTTATTGACTATGAAGGAAAAAGAGTAGAAGAAATTAAAAAATTAAAAGAACAAACTTTAGAAAAACAAAAAGATTTGTTGGCTTTTAATGAAGCTATTAATCAGTTGGATTTACTTTTAAAAACAAAAGCAAAAGGCTATTCATTAGCTCCATTATATGATGAAATACCAGAAATATTAAAGGGGTATGTTGAGTTGGTATATGATTTAAATGGGAATCCTTCGTATAGGTTTTTTGAGTCGCTTTTATATAATAGTAAATATTATAAGCCAGAATCTCAAAGTGTTCTTTTGTGGTTAACAAATAATGATGAACGTCCATTTGTGTTGAGTACACCTAGATTGATGGAGGAAGATAAAATTCATTTAGATATTCCTTTTAACCATTCTGGTTTAGATGTTTTAAGTAAAATGAAACGAAACCCTGGTTCATTTGAAGAAATAGCAAATATGTTAGGTGTTCCAGAAAATCAAAAGGATCTTTTTGGTACTTTTTTCACTACAGAGGAGCCACAAGAATATAAAAAATATTCAGGAGACAAAGTACGAATGAGGTATTTTGGTCATGCAAGTATACTTGTTGAAACAAAAGACTTATCAATTATGATAGACCCAGTAATTAGTTATTATGGGTATGATCATGAAGTAGAGCGTTTTTCAGATATGGACTTGCCAGAAACAATAGATTATGTTTTGATTACACATAATCATCAAGATCATATTTTATTTGAAACGCTAATACCTTTACGCCACAAAATAAAAAACATTGTAGTTCCAAGATCATCTAATGGGGCTTTACAAGATCCGAGTTTAAGATTAATGTTAAATGCTGTAGGGTTTAATAATGTAATTGAAATAGATGAGATGGATACCGTAGACTTTCATGATTGTAAGATTACCGGAGTACCTTTTATTGGTGAGCATGCTGATTTAAATATACAATCAAAAGCTTGCTATCACGTAGGGGTTGGTGATTTTACTATGCTTTTTGTTGCTGACTCTTGTAATATAGCAAAGCAACTTTATCAAAATATACAAAATGTATTGGGAGATGTAGATGTAGTTTTTCTTGGTATGGAATGTGACGGTGCTCCATTATCTTGGTTGTATGGGCCGCTTTTAACAACTCCGATAGAAAGAGATAAGGATTTTTCTAGGAGATTAGCAGGATCAGATTATGAAAGAGGGAAGGCCTTAATAGAAGCTTTTAATGCAAAAGAAGTATATGTTTATGCTATGGGGCAAGAACCTTGGCTTGAGTTTATAAGTAGTATAAAGTATACGGATGAATCGCATCCTATTGTGCAATCTAATAAGCTAGTAGAGTATTGTTTAGATAAGGGAGTAGTGGCTGAAAGACTATATGGAGAAAAAGAGATATTATATAGCAAATATTCTGAAAAATTAGAAAAACTTGTGTTAGAATAA